In one window of Dyella thiooxydans DNA:
- a CDS encoding carboxypeptidase-like regulatory domain-containing protein has translation MNKTHANRPRSLRGMRLAVVAALGLVASAAAFGQSTTGSVFGHAPAGDVVAAHSTINGNQRKTHVGADGRYSLRALPIGVYDVTLEVDGKAVKVHPRVPVMVGRGSQVNFDCTQSDCAKAADRS, from the coding sequence ATGAACAAGACCCACGCCAATCGTCCGCGCTCCCTTCGCGGCATGCGCCTCGCCGTGGTTGCTGCCCTTGGTCTCGTCGCTTCCGCGGCCGCTTTCGGACAATCCACGACCGGCTCGGTGTTCGGTCATGCACCGGCCGGTGACGTAGTTGCTGCGCACAGCACCATCAACGGAAACCAGCGCAAGACGCATGTGGGCGCTGATGGCCGCTATTCGCTGCGCGCGTTGCCGATCGGCGTATACGACGTGACTCTTGAAGTGGACGGCAAGGCGGTAAAGGTCCATCCGAGGGTGCCGGTGATGGTCGGTCGCGGCAGCCAAGTCAACTTTGACTGCACGCAAAGCGATTGCGCAAAGGCGGCCGACCGCTCCTGA
- a CDS encoding glutamate carboxypeptidase has translation MDVFGRWGWVFGAALVAGITGSAARAADADARLRAAARAEQPAVIATLHDLVSIESGSTDRAGLDRIAGYLAQRLRRLGAQVDRMPITLGGADMVRGVFRGKGRLRALLIAHMDTVYDHGILASEPYHRDGDVLYGPGIADDKGGVAVILHALALLRARGWNDFDRITVLFNPDEEVGSTGSGETVARLGAESDVVLSYEPSPSRAVAGDEGVLLSAAGTAEVTMSVQGRAAHAGAAPEQGRNALLELAYQLVQTRDVAAGVKGAQLNWTTASAGAARNQIPQTAEAGGDVRTTEPGAADQLRAALQARVRAGHLVPDTAVTVTLQPLRPMYEAGPRGRALADMARGIYAELDGRRLLMHPATNGGTDAGFAGRSGHAAVLEGLGLAGWGYHAKREYIEIDSIPPRLYLTARMLIELGRRAEAPAS, from the coding sequence ATGGACGTGTTCGGCAGGTGGGGCTGGGTGTTTGGGGCGGCGCTGGTCGCCGGAATCACCGGGAGTGCGGCCCGCGCGGCCGACGCCGATGCAAGACTGCGCGCCGCGGCCCGCGCCGAGCAGCCGGCGGTCATCGCCACGCTGCACGATCTGGTGTCGATCGAATCGGGTTCGACCGACCGCGCCGGGCTGGACCGGATCGCCGGCTATCTGGCGCAGCGATTGCGCCGGCTTGGCGCGCAGGTGGACCGCATGCCGATCACCCTCGGCGGCGCGGACATGGTGCGCGGCGTGTTCCGCGGCAAGGGGCGGCTCAGGGCGTTGCTGATCGCGCACATGGATACCGTGTACGACCACGGCATCCTTGCCAGCGAGCCTTACCACCGCGACGGCGACGTCCTGTACGGTCCCGGCATTGCCGACGACAAGGGTGGTGTGGCGGTGATCCTGCATGCGCTGGCGCTGTTGCGCGCGCGCGGCTGGAACGATTTCGACCGCATCACCGTGCTGTTCAATCCCGACGAGGAGGTCGGTTCGACCGGCTCGGGCGAAACCGTCGCCAGGCTCGGGGCGGAGAGCGACGTGGTGCTGTCGTACGAACCCTCGCCATCCAGGGCGGTGGCGGGGGACGAAGGCGTGTTGCTCAGCGCGGCGGGCACCGCCGAGGTCACGATGTCGGTCCAGGGCCGCGCGGCGCATGCCGGGGCGGCACCGGAGCAGGGGCGCAATGCGCTGCTCGAGCTGGCCTATCAGCTGGTGCAGACCCGCGACGTGGCGGCGGGCGTGAAAGGTGCCCAGCTGAACTGGACCACCGCCAGTGCGGGCGCCGCGCGCAACCAGATACCGCAGACTGCGGAGGCCGGGGGCGATGTGCGGACGACCGAACCGGGTGCTGCCGACCAGTTGCGGGCGGCGCTGCAGGCCAGGGTTCGTGCCGGCCACCTGGTGCCCGACACTGCTGTCACGGTCACCCTGCAACCGCTGCGCCCGATGTACGAGGCAGGTCCGAGGGGGCGTGCGCTGGCCGACATGGCGCGCGGCATCTACGCCGAACTCGATGGGCGTCGACTGCTGATGCATCCGGCCACCAACGGCGGTACCGACGCGGGTTTCGCGGGCCGATCCGGCCATGCGGCCGTGCTGGAGGGCCTGGGACTGGCTGGCTGGGGCTACCACGCGAAGCGGGAGTACATCGAGATCGACTCGATTCCCCCACGGCTGTACCTCACCGCGCGGATGCTCATCGAACTGGGGCGGCGCGCAGAGGCGCCGGCGTCATGA
- a CDS encoding threonine aldolase family protein, which produces MTDPALKQACRLFLSRPPAPPVAETMTRLAAHPAARDAVDEYGAGGAVATLEQVTAVRLGKPAGRFFIKGVTAQLCVLQAYADARGCRNVAIHPMGHMDMDEAGALERAAGLNAIRLGRHRPLSLDALQAVTEPLAAVVVELPLRRAGFLLPPLDELRAISTWCRGRAIPLHFDGARLWEAAAGYGVAEAELAALADSVYVAYYKGLGGLGGALVAGSEAFIAALAPWKSRYGGNLVTAWPYAISALDGLDRLAPRMGEFVERARALAAALVAVPQVRVHPARPHTNAFQLWLPGRPDVLAAQHRQMAEAGEWWLFDGFAEAPLDGWTMVEVQIGPGSDDWTVEQAADAIRRFVAGA; this is translated from the coding sequence GTGACCGACCCCGCCCTCAAGCAGGCCTGCCGGCTGTTCCTCTCCCGCCCACCCGCGCCACCCGTGGCCGAGACGATGACCCGCCTGGCGGCGCATCCGGCGGCACGCGATGCGGTGGACGAGTATGGCGCCGGCGGTGCCGTGGCGACGCTGGAGCAGGTGACTGCGGTACGGCTGGGCAAGCCGGCCGGGCGCTTTTTCATCAAGGGCGTCACCGCCCAGCTGTGCGTGCTGCAGGCCTACGCCGACGCACGCGGCTGCCGCAACGTGGCGATTCATCCCATGGGCCACATGGACATGGACGAGGCCGGTGCGCTGGAGCGGGCGGCGGGACTGAACGCGATCCGGCTGGGTCGCCACCGGCCGCTTTCGCTGGACGCGCTGCAGGCCGTGACCGAACCGCTGGCGGCGGTGGTGGTGGAGCTGCCGTTGCGACGGGCCGGCTTCCTGCTGCCGCCGCTGGATGAGTTGCGGGCGATCTCGACGTGGTGCCGCGGGCGTGCGATCCCGCTGCACTTCGACGGCGCGCGCCTGTGGGAGGCGGCGGCCGGCTATGGTGTGGCCGAGGCTGAACTGGCGGCGCTGGCCGACAGCGTCTACGTCGCCTACTACAAGGGACTGGGTGGACTGGGTGGCGCGCTGGTGGCCGGCAGCGAGGCGTTCATCGCCGCGCTGGCGCCGTGGAAGAGCCGCTACGGCGGCAACCTCGTCACCGCCTGGCCCTACGCGATCAGCGCACTGGACGGACTGGATCGGCTGGCGCCGCGCATGGGCGAATTCGTCGAGCGGGCCCGCGCCCTGGCTGCTGCGCTGGTGGCCGTGCCGCAGGTGCGGGTGCATCCGGCGCGCCCCCACACAAATGCCTTCCAGTTGTGGTTGCCGGGTCGGCCGGACGTCCTCGCCGCGCAGCATCGCCAGATGGCTGAAGCCGGCGAGTGGTGGCTGTTCGACGGGTTCGCCGAGGCGCCGCTGGACGGCTGGACGATGGTGGAGGTCCAGATCGGGCCGGGCTCGGACGACTGGACCGTCGAGCAGGCCGCCGACGCGATCCGGCGCTTCGTCGCTGGTGCATGA
- a CDS encoding DUF1428 domain-containing protein produces MSYIDGFLIAVPVARRDAFIQHAGTFDAIILEYGAVRVMECWADDVPHGKLTDFHRAVQARDDEAVVFSWIEWPDKATRDAGMAKFMNDPRVTAGGDMPFDGKRMIFGGFAPVVSLPGG; encoded by the coding sequence ATGTCCTACATCGATGGATTCCTGATCGCCGTTCCGGTCGCCCGGCGCGATGCGTTCATCCAGCACGCGGGGACGTTCGACGCGATCATCCTGGAGTACGGCGCTGTGCGCGTCATGGAGTGCTGGGCCGACGACGTTCCGCACGGCAAGCTCACCGATTTCCATCGCGCGGTGCAGGCCAGGGACGACGAGGCCGTGGTGTTCTCCTGGATCGAGTGGCCCGACAAGGCCACGCGCGACGCCGGCATGGCGAAGTTCATGAACGATCCACGGGTGACCGCCGGCGGCGACATGCCGTTCGACGGCAAGCGCATGATCTTCGGGGGCTTCGCGCCGGTGGTGAGCCTGCCGGGAGGATGA
- the kch gene encoding voltage-gated potassium channel protein encodes MLQPSTTQRLRQRLTAWAAVARADRWFPQWPLAVLLALGGRWLLQALPAGSLHTVLGDLVQGRHDLPPGSLPPLLIGAGMLLSALGLLMRSRLAWTLALLLSLTALTSVAIGQAPHGLHALIYFAVLPLLLLSAWRRFDHSSLTSGTLFALTSVAMLLLYATFGAYYQGSAFRPQIADLPTALYFAVVTMSTVGYGDITPQTADARLFTVSIIVLGVAVFATSLTAVVAPMVSRSLQRIVNHKGRRMKRENHFVVVGDTPLAVNTWRELSRRGQPVTRLLRRAPDTALPADVDAVFGDPSDGDVLRQAGADKAQAVMAMLDNDSDNAFVVLAVREIARGVRTVAAVNNASYLGRVKLAQPDVLIAPQILGGELVAMLMTGEEINADFVLHRVFQTPEAPA; translated from the coding sequence ATGCTGCAACCCTCCACCACGCAACGCCTTCGCCAGCGACTGACCGCCTGGGCGGCGGTCGCCCGGGCCGACCGCTGGTTTCCGCAATGGCCGCTGGCGGTCCTGCTGGCGCTGGGCGGCCGCTGGCTGTTGCAGGCCCTGCCCGCGGGCTCGCTGCACACCGTGCTCGGCGACCTCGTGCAGGGGCGACACGATCTGCCGCCCGGATCGCTCCCGCCGCTGCTGATCGGCGCGGGCATGCTGCTGTCGGCACTGGGGCTGCTGATGCGCTCGCGGCTGGCCTGGACCCTGGCGCTGCTGCTCAGCCTGACCGCGCTGACCAGCGTAGCGATCGGGCAGGCGCCGCACGGGCTCCACGCCCTGATCTACTTCGCGGTGCTGCCGCTGCTGCTGTTGTCGGCCTGGCGGCGCTTCGATCACTCCAGCCTGACCTCGGGCACGCTGTTCGCCCTGACCTCGGTGGCGATGCTGCTGCTCTACGCCACCTTCGGCGCCTACTACCAGGGCAGCGCCTTCCGGCCGCAGATCGCCGACCTGCCTACGGCGCTGTACTTCGCCGTGGTCACCATGAGCACGGTGGGCTACGGCGACATCACCCCGCAGACCGCCGACGCCCGCCTATTCACGGTGTCGATCATCGTGCTCGGCGTGGCGGTGTTCGCCACCTCGCTGACCGCGGTGGTGGCACCGATGGTGAGCCGCAGCCTGCAACGCATCGTCAATCACAAGGGACGCCGCATGAAACGCGAGAACCATTTCGTCGTGGTCGGCGACACGCCGCTGGCGGTCAACACCTGGCGCGAACTCAGCCGCCGCGGCCAGCCCGTCACGCGCCTGCTGCGACGCGCGCCGGATACCGCGCTGCCGGCCGACGTGGATGCCGTGTTCGGCGATCCCAGCGATGGCGACGTGCTGCGCCAGGCCGGCGCAGACAAGGCACAGGCGGTGATGGCGATGCTGGACAACGATTCGGACAACGCCTTCGTGGTGCTCGCCGTGCGCGAGATCGCCAGGGGCGTGCGCACGGTGGCGGCGGTCAACAACGCCAGCTACCTCGGCCGCGTGAAACTGGCCCAGCCGGATGTGCTGATCGCCCCGCAGATCCTCGGTGGCGAACTGGTGGCGATGCTGATGACCGGCGAGGAGATCAACGCCGACTTCGTACTGCACCGCGTGTTCCAGACGCCGGAGGCGCCCGCCTGA
- a CDS encoding GspE/PulE family protein, which produces MNDTQAAGLVPVIRQPEQLVAYLLAYAAGEPNRALQELRMTQEAWTGLAGDDGGAAWARAEAFGLPLIDLTAVQADPAALALLPAASARKLHALPLLSARGCVAVAVDATTESSLLTAVDFVSRERAVLLVAHERAMREAIGQHYDLIEDAELARRLGLDHNGAEHGVDEWKRLAGEMPVVKIIQSVIADAIARRASDIHFRPGEHSVELLYRIDDDMVPIRQFLRSLAPALVSRIKVIASMNLAEHRMPQDGRATFTTEQGKQVDLRVSVLPTVFGESVVVRLLDVAESLKTLDEIGLSPDDRLALDDLMNSSHGVFLTTGPTGCGKSTTLYAMLLEMRRQRINILTIEEPVEFHIAGIQQMQVNRPAGFTFASALRNFLRHDPDTIMVGEIRDRETADIAIESALTGHLVLSTLHTNTAATTITRLLDLGMEPFLVRASLLAVMAQRLVRLTCEHCREPEQPPEHVRALLGAAPDETFFIGRGCHRCNGSGVFRRAAVYELLRISPAIRRLIVPGAEADRIHETALAEGMVPITRAALDMARRGLISLTEAYRVRAE; this is translated from the coding sequence ATGAACGACACCCAAGCCGCCGGCCTCGTGCCGGTCATCCGCCAGCCGGAACAACTGGTGGCCTATCTCCTCGCCTATGCCGCCGGCGAGCCGAATCGGGCCCTACAGGAGCTGCGCATGACGCAGGAAGCCTGGACCGGGCTGGCCGGCGACGACGGTGGCGCCGCCTGGGCCCGCGCGGAAGCGTTCGGCCTGCCGCTGATCGATCTGACCGCAGTGCAGGCCGACCCGGCGGCACTGGCCCTGCTGCCTGCGGCCAGCGCGCGCAAGCTGCACGCGCTGCCCCTGCTGAGCGCACGCGGTTGCGTGGCCGTGGCGGTGGACGCCACCACCGAATCCTCGCTGCTGACCGCGGTGGACTTCGTCTCGCGCGAACGGGCGGTGCTGCTGGTCGCCCACGAGCGGGCCATGCGTGAGGCCATCGGCCAGCACTACGACCTCATCGAAGATGCCGAACTGGCCCGCCGCCTGGGCCTGGACCACAACGGTGCCGAGCATGGCGTGGACGAATGGAAGCGCCTGGCCGGCGAGATGCCGGTGGTGAAGATCATCCAGTCGGTGATCGCCGACGCGATCGCCAGACGCGCCTCGGACATCCACTTCCGTCCGGGCGAGCACTCGGTGGAACTGCTCTACCGCATCGACGACGACATGGTGCCGATCCGCCAGTTCCTGCGCTCGCTGGCGCCGGCGCTGGTCAGTCGCATCAAGGTCATCGCCTCGATGAACCTGGCCGAGCACCGCATGCCGCAGGACGGCCGCGCCACCTTCACCACCGAACAGGGCAAGCAGGTGGACCTGCGCGTGTCGGTGCTGCCCACGGTGTTCGGCGAGAGCGTGGTGGTGCGCCTGCTCGATGTCGCCGAGAGCCTCAAGACGCTCGACGAGATCGGCCTGAGTCCGGACGACCGGCTGGCGCTGGACGACCTGATGAACTCCAGCCACGGCGTGTTCCTGACCACCGGACCGACCGGCTGCGGCAAGTCCACCACGTTGTACGCGATGCTGCTGGAGATGCGCCGGCAGCGCATCAACATCCTCACCATCGAGGAGCCGGTGGAATTCCACATCGCCGGCATCCAGCAGATGCAGGTGAACCGGCCGGCCGGCTTCACCTTCGCCAGCGCGCTGCGCAACTTCCTCCGGCACGATCCGGACACGATCATGGTCGGCGAGATCCGCGACCGCGAGACCGCGGACATCGCGATCGAGAGCGCGCTCACCGGCCACCTGGTGCTGAGCACGCTGCATACCAATACCGCGGCCACCACGATTACCCGGCTGCTCGATCTCGGCATGGAACCGTTCCTGGTGCGCGCATCGCTGCTGGCCGTGATGGCGCAGCGGCTGGTGCGCCTGACCTGCGAACACTGCCGCGAACCGGAGCAGCCGCCCGAGCATGTCCGCGCACTGCTGGGAGCGGCGCCGGACGAGACCTTTTTCATCGGGCGGGGCTGCCACCGCTGCAACGGCTCCGGGGTGTTCCGGCGTGCGGCGGTGTACGAGCTGCTGCGGATCTCGCCGGCGATCCGGCGGCTGATCGTGCCCGGCGCCGAGGCCGACCGCATCCACGAAACGGCATTGGCCGAGGGCATGGTGCCGATCACCCGGGCCGCACTGGACATGGCCCGGCGCGGGCTCATCTCTCTGACCGAGGCCTACCGGGTGCGCGCCGAGTAA
- the dbpA gene encoding ATP-dependent RNA helicase DbpA produces MTDFSTLPLKPALLASLDTHGYAAMTPVQAQSLPPILAGRDVIAQARTGSGKTAAFGLGLLQALDTDTIRLQALVLCPTRELADQVSKAIRRLAAAMPNVKLLTLCGGMPLGPQLASLTHDPHIVVGTPGRVQEHLKRGSLHGGGIRVLVLDEADRMLDMGFGDAIDDIVGRIARHHQTLLFSATYPESIRAASRRLQSEPVEVTVETPVEAVPTIEQQFIEVEPAHKIDALAQLLAADRGQHALVFCNMRKDVDAVAQELDRRGFSALALHGDMEQRDRDEVLVRFANRSCGVLVATDVAARGLDIAALPLVVSYDIAHDPDTHTHRIGRTGRAGQSGLAMTLCTPRERPKAENIEQTLGVPLPWRSLKLAPPRGKTLHLAPMKTLVIDAGRQDKLRPGDILGALTGDAGLTAADIGKIDVFATRAYVAIIRAQANQALERLRSGRIKGRNFRVRALG; encoded by the coding sequence ATGACCGACTTCAGCACGCTCCCGCTCAAGCCCGCCCTGCTCGCCAGCCTGGACACGCACGGCTATGCCGCGATGACCCCGGTGCAGGCGCAGAGCCTGCCGCCGATCCTGGCCGGCCGCGACGTGATCGCCCAGGCACGCACCGGCAGCGGCAAGACCGCCGCGTTCGGTCTAGGCCTGCTGCAGGCGCTGGACACCGACACCATCCGGCTGCAGGCGCTGGTGCTGTGCCCCACCCGCGAACTGGCCGACCAGGTCAGCAAGGCGATCCGCCGGCTCGCCGCGGCCATGCCCAACGTGAAGCTGCTGACCCTGTGCGGTGGCATGCCGCTCGGGCCCCAGCTGGCCTCGCTCACCCACGACCCGCACATCGTCGTCGGCACGCCGGGTCGCGTGCAGGAACACCTCAAGCGCGGCAGCCTGCACGGCGGCGGCATCAGGGTGCTGGTGCTGGACGAGGCCGACCGCATGCTCGACATGGGCTTCGGCGACGCCATCGACGATATCGTCGGGCGCATCGCCAGGCACCATCAGACCCTGCTGTTCTCCGCCACCTACCCGGAGTCGATCCGCGCCGCCAGCCGACGGCTGCAGAGCGAGCCGGTGGAGGTCACCGTGGAAACGCCGGTCGAAGCCGTGCCCACCATCGAGCAGCAGTTCATCGAGGTGGAACCGGCACACAAGATCGACGCGCTGGCCCAGCTGCTGGCCGCCGACCGCGGCCAGCACGCGCTGGTGTTCTGCAACATGCGCAAGGACGTCGACGCAGTGGCGCAGGAGCTGGACCGCCGCGGCTTTTCCGCCCTCGCCCTGCATGGCGACATGGAGCAGCGCGACCGCGACGAAGTGCTGGTGCGCTTCGCCAACCGCAGCTGCGGCGTGCTGGTGGCCACCGACGTTGCCGCGCGCGGGCTGGACATCGCCGCACTGCCGCTGGTGGTCAGCTACGACATCGCCCACGACCCGGACACGCATACCCACCGCATCGGTCGCACCGGACGCGCCGGCCAGAGCGGTCTGGCCATGACGCTATGCACGCCGCGCGAACGCCCGAAGGCGGAGAACATCGAGCAAACGCTGGGCGTGCCGCTGCCCTGGCGGTCGCTCAAGCTGGCTCCGCCGCGAGGCAAGACCCTGCACCTGGCACCCATGAAGACCCTGGTGATCGACGCAGGCCGTCAGGACAAACTGCGCCCCGGCGACATTCTCGGCGCGCTGACCGGCGACGCCGGCCTGACCGCCGCCGACATCGGCAAGATCGATGTGTTCGCCACCCGCGCCTATGTGGCGATCATCCGCGCCCAGGCAAACCAGGCGCTGGAGCGCCTGCGCAGCGGCCGCATCAAGGGGCGCAACTTCCGGGTGCGCGCGCTGGGCTGA
- a CDS encoding diguanylate cyclase, with product MRRQTINAERASIQSALQQLDLALQRHNQWYDAVIRTLVCDLPGEPDDVAPDAHHRCPFGRWYYEDAPDVLHRHPGFAAIEEQHERMHGLAAKLLGSLGNGQSVSVTDFDAFARELENLRLEIFTLRRDLENALYSLDELTGAGNRIGMLGVLREQQARVDRAVQSCCVVMIDIDHFKRVNDTWGHPAGDRVLAASARQLMKQLRPYDKLFRYGGEEFLLSLPDTDLDTGHALAERLRESVAALLIPLDGHASIHVTMSFGIARMEPGLVVEQAIAHADKAMYEAKRAGRNCTRVWVEHTATADGTPSA from the coding sequence TTGCGGAGACAAACCATCAACGCCGAACGCGCCTCCATCCAGTCCGCCCTGCAGCAGCTCGACCTGGCGCTGCAGCGTCATAACCAGTGGTACGACGCCGTCATCCGCACCCTCGTGTGCGACCTGCCAGGGGAGCCCGACGACGTCGCTCCGGACGCACATCACCGTTGCCCGTTCGGACGCTGGTACTACGAGGATGCGCCGGACGTGCTGCATCGGCACCCCGGGTTCGCGGCGATCGAGGAACAGCACGAGCGCATGCACGGGCTGGCGGCGAAGCTGCTGGGCTCGCTCGGCAACGGGCAATCCGTGTCGGTCACCGACTTCGATGCGTTCGCCCGCGAGCTGGAGAACCTGCGGCTGGAGATCTTTACGCTGCGACGCGACCTGGAGAACGCGCTGTACAGCCTCGACGAGCTCACCGGCGCCGGCAACCGGATCGGCATGCTCGGCGTCCTGCGCGAACAGCAGGCACGGGTGGACCGGGCGGTGCAGTCGTGCTGCGTGGTGATGATCGACATCGACCACTTCAAGCGCGTCAACGATACCTGGGGACATCCGGCCGGCGACCGCGTGCTGGCCGCCTCCGCCCGGCAACTGATGAAGCAGCTGCGCCCCTACGACAAGCTGTTCCGCTATGGCGGCGAGGAGTTCCTGCTGAGCCTGCCGGACACCGACCTGGACACCGGCCATGCACTGGCCGAGCGCCTGCGCGAAAGCGTGGCCGCACTGCTGATCCCCCTGGATGGGCACGCCTCGATCCACGTCACCATGTCGTTCGGCATCGCCCGGATGGAACCGGGCCTGGTCGTGGAGCAGGCCATCGCCCACGCGGACAAGGCCATGTACGAAGCCAAGCGGGCGGGACGCAACTGCACCCGCGTGTGGGTCGAGCACACGGCTACGGCAGACGGCACGCCGTCGGCTTGA
- a CDS encoding cold-shock protein — MSQSETGTVKWFNDAKGFGFISRESGDDVFVHFRSIVSSGFKSLQEGQKVQFVVTQGPKGLQADQVQPL, encoded by the coding sequence ATGTCCCAGTCTGAAACCGGTACCGTCAAGTGGTTCAACGACGCCAAGGGCTTTGGCTTCATCAGCCGCGAGAGCGGCGATGACGTGTTCGTGCACTTCCGCTCGATCGTGTCCTCGGGCTTCAAGAGCCTGCAGGAAGGCCAGAAGGTGCAGTTCGTCGTGACCCAGGGCCCGAAGGGCCTGCAGGCCGACCAGGTGCAGCCGCTCTAA
- a CDS encoding YiiX/YebB-like N1pC/P60 family cysteine hydrolase: protein MFHPLDWLGRRLADFLAKPRPVEMHFSTSRFRLLQFSLRKGDVLLVEGSSRFSTAVKYLTQSSWSHAALYVGDTMLAERPELGPHVLIEADVADGVRAVALHSYKSMHTRICRPIGLDKEELAAVIEHARRRLGQQYDVKNIVDLMRYLMPTPPIPGHLRRRLLALGSGDPTRAICSSLIADAFQSVRYPILPLVEPADRRRKGARQARREILHIRNSRLFAPRDFDISPYFLIVKPLLEQQFDIHQLRWAEPEQLPRDDGED, encoded by the coding sequence GTGTTCCATCCCCTGGACTGGCTCGGCCGCCGCCTGGCGGATTTCCTCGCCAAGCCGCGCCCGGTGGAAATGCACTTCAGCACGTCCCGCTTCCGGCTGCTCCAGTTCTCGCTGCGCAAGGGCGACGTGCTGCTGGTGGAGGGCAGCAGCCGCTTCAGCACGGCGGTGAAATACCTCACCCAGTCGAGCTGGTCGCACGCGGCGCTGTACGTCGGCGACACAATGCTGGCGGAGCGACCCGAACTGGGACCGCACGTGCTCATCGAAGCCGATGTGGCCGATGGCGTGCGCGCCGTCGCACTGCACAGCTACAAGAGCATGCACACCCGCATCTGCCGGCCGATCGGGCTCGACAAAGAGGAGCTGGCGGCAGTGATCGAGCACGCCCGGCGACGACTCGGCCAGCAGTACGACGTGAAGAACATCGTCGACCTTATGCGCTACCTGATGCCCACCCCGCCGATTCCCGGCCACCTGCGTCGCCGCCTGCTGGCGCTGGGCAGCGGCGACCCGACGCGGGCGATCTGTTCGTCGCTGATCGCCGATGCCTTCCAGAGCGTGCGCTACCCGATCCTGCCCCTGGTCGAACCGGCCGACCGCCGGCGCAAGGGTGCGCGGCAGGCGCGTCGCGAGATCCTGCACATCCGCAACTCGCGGCTGTTCGCCCCGCGCGACTTCGACATCTCGCCCTACTTCCTGATCGTCAAACCGCTGCTGGAGCAGCAGTTCGACATCCACCAGCTGCGCTGGGCCGAGCCGGAACAGCTGCCCCGGGACGACGGCGAGGATTGA
- a CDS encoding glutathione S-transferase family protein, whose translation MSNITLYATRPAFGLPDSSPFVMKTEVQLQMAGLAYDKVASIPPQAPNGKLPYLVDGEETISDSTFIRAHIERRYGVDLDASLDARQRAEAWAIERLLEDHLYFALVWFRWIDPGNFAKGPSQFASGATEVEREQMRRLLQDRKQADLRAQGIGRHAPDQIATLGERSIDALAQLLGDRRHLMGEASSGVDATAFAMLAGVSTPFFDTPLRRVVEARPNLVDYVERMMRQYFPLHAWVAGTQPAPA comes from the coding sequence TTGTCCAACATCACGCTGTACGCCACCCGACCCGCCTTCGGCCTGCCCGATTCCAGCCCGTTCGTGATGAAGACCGAGGTGCAGCTGCAGATGGCCGGGCTCGCCTACGACAAGGTCGCGTCGATTCCCCCGCAGGCGCCGAACGGCAAGCTGCCCTACCTGGTGGACGGCGAGGAGACGATCAGCGATTCCACCTTCATCCGAGCGCACATCGAGCGCAGGTACGGCGTCGATCTCGACGCCAGCCTGGATGCACGCCAGCGTGCGGAAGCCTGGGCGATCGAGCGACTGCTGGAGGACCACCTGTATTTCGCGCTGGTCTGGTTCCGCTGGATCGACCCGGGCAACTTCGCCAAGGGCCCCTCGCAGTTCGCCAGCGGCGCGACGGAGGTCGAGCGCGAGCAGATGCGCCGCCTGCTGCAGGATCGCAAGCAGGCGGACCTGCGCGCCCAGGGTATCGGCCGTCACGCCCCGGACCAGATCGCCACGCTCGGCGAGCGCTCGATCGATGCGCTGGCTCAGCTGCTCGGCGACCGCAGGCATCTGATGGGCGAAGCATCATCTGGCGTCGACGCCACCGCGTTCGCGATGCTGGCCGGCGTTTCCACGCCGTTCTTCGACACGCCCCTGCGACGCGTCGTGGAAGCCCGCCCCAACCTGGTGGACTATGTCGAACGGATGATGCGGCAGTACTTCCCACTGCATGCATGGGTGGCCGGCACGCAGCCGGCACCGGCCTGA